One genomic window of Amphiura filiformis chromosome 3, Afil_fr2py, whole genome shotgun sequence includes the following:
- the LOC140148628 gene encoding clarin-1-like isoform X2 — MCLKRRASLFFIISLFAFAIVLMMGISLGTEYWVEAGVQRDLRALDSSNPQLNQLPLKSFLGANPIDGSDPGAFLGIVRFGLFSGCKRFNYGLGVRDPTCFSVFKEHEDVYNLKIVITVIVFILGAIVFGLVATVFGLVNTLTVPIETIHGPVGLYVWNGIGAICAFIAWILYLSLYHTDIKHNVLNKVDSSTPYFFQTDRVEFGYSYWLLIAGFILFLLNIFFVFLAQCVQDPKFLWRKNKENTSDSNRNDVGLGLMY, encoded by the exons ATGTGTTTGAAACGTCGAGCAAGTTTATTTTTCATCATTTCATTGTTTGCCTTCGCCATTGTACTTATGATGGGCATATCATTAGGGACAGAGTACTGGGTTGAAGCAGGCGTACAGAGGGATCTGAGAGCCCTTGATTCATCAAATCCTCAGCTTAATCAGCTACCACTTAAAAGTTTCCTAGGTGCGAATCCCATTGATGGTTCGGATCCCGGTGCGTTCTTAGGTATCGTCAGATTTGGATTATTCAGTGGGTGTAAGAGGTTTAATTATGGTCTTGGCGTAAGAGACCCCACGTGTTTCTCAG TGTTTAAAGAGCATGAAGATGTATACAACCTGAAGATTGTCATCACTGTGATCGTGTTCATTCTGGGTGCTATAGTATTTGGATTGGTTGCTACAGTATTTGGTTTGGTTAATACGTTAACAGTTCCCATAGAAACAATACATGGACCTGTAGGATTGTATGTATGGAATGGTATTGGAG CAATATGCGCTTTCATTGCATGGATCTTATACCTATCTCTTTACCACACGGACATAAAACACAATGTGTTAAATAAAGTGGATTCCAGCACGCCATACTTCTTCCAAACAGACAGAGTCGAATTTGGCTATTCCTATTGGCTACTTATTGCTGGTTTTATCCTCTTTctccttaatattttctttgtgtTCTTGGCACAATGTGTACAAGATCCCAAATTTTTGTGGAGGAAGAACAAAGAAAATACTTCCGATTCCAATAGAAATGATGTTGGACTTGGGTTGATGTACTAA
- the LOC140148628 gene encoding clarin-1-like isoform X1: MCLKKRASLFTIIALFSFANLIILGISLGSDYWIGASSVRDVEALNLTIPANSSTGSGSLPLKGFIGTNPIDGTDPGAFRGIMHFGLFQGCKRFNYGTGVRAPSCFSVFKEHEDVYNLKIVITVIVFILGAIVFGLVATVFGLVNTLTVPIETIHGPVGLYVWNGIGAICAFIAWILYLSLYHTDIKHNVLNKVDSSTPYFFQTDRVEFGYSYWLLIAGFILFLLNIFFVFLAQCVQDPKFLWRKNKENTSDSNRNDVGLGLMY, translated from the exons ATGTGTCTAAAAAAACGGGCAAGCTTGTTTACCATTATCGCTTTATTCTCCTTTGCAAATTTGATAATCCTTGGTATTTCTCTCGGATCGGATTATTGGATTGGTGCATCTTCAGTACGAGATGTAGAAGCATTAAACTTAACAATTCCTGCGAACTCATCAACAGGATCAGGGTCTCTTCCGCTGAAAGGATTCATTGGTACTAATCCCATTGATGGTACGGATCCAGGAGCCTTCCGTGGGATTatgcattttggtttatttcaAGGATGTAAAAGATTTAATTACGGTACAGGAGTTCGTGCTCCATCCTGTTTTTCAG TGTTTAAAGAGCATGAAGATGTATACAACCTGAAGATTGTCATCACTGTGATCGTGTTCATTCTGGGTGCTATAGTATTTGGATTGGTTGCTACAGTATTTGGTTTGGTTAATACGTTAACAGTTCCCATAGAAACAATACATGGACCTGTAGGATTGTATGTATGGAATGGTATTGGAG CAATATGCGCTTTCATTGCATGGATCTTATACCTATCTCTTTACCACACGGACATAAAACACAATGTGTTAAATAAAGTGGATTCCAGCACGCCATACTTCTTCCAAACAGACAGAGTCGAATTTGGCTATTCCTATTGGCTACTTATTGCTGGTTTTATCCTCTTTctccttaatattttctttgtgtTCTTGGCACAATGTGTACAAGATCCCAAATTTTTGTGGAGGAAGAACAAAGAAAATACTTCCGATTCCAATAGAAATGATGTTGGACTTGGGTTGATGTACTAA